The Stieleria maiorica genome includes the window ACTGAAGGACATGATCATCGTCCGTGGGGTCAATCGCTATCCCCAGGACGTCGAAGAAACGGTCGAACGCTCCAGTCCGATCGTCCAAGCCGGTGCGGTCGCCGCATTTGCGATGGAATATGACGGTCGCGAACAGCTGGCGATCGTCGCCGAAGCGGCCCGTGTCCGCGATGTCGATTGGGACGCCCAAATCCAAGCCATCCGACGCGCCGTCACCGATGAACACGATCTGCCACCCGACGCGGTCTATCTGGTTCGCAACAGCAGCGTCCCGAAAACCAGCAGCGGAAAAATCCAACGCCACGCTTGCCTGCACGCCGTGCGCGACAATGAGCTGAAATTGATTGCCAAATGGGTCCGCTGGGAAGAGGTCGCCGGAACGGCCGCCCTGGGCGAAGCGATGCCGATGATGCAGGCCGCCGCCGCGGGCGGACGCGGCGAAACCGTCAACGAGGCGGATGTCAATCCGCTGGTCGTTGCGGCGATTCAGTACCATGTGCGAACCGTGGCCGGCGAGCGTGCCAAGTCGTTGCGGCTGGACACCAACATCGTCCTGGACTTGGGACTGGACAGCTTGGAACGCCTGGAAATCGCCCGTAACCTGGAACGGACCTTCGGCGGCCGGTTCCCCGAACAGGTGCTCGACGAGATCGAAACGATCGGCCAGACCGCCTTGGCCGTCCAGCGTTATCTTCCGCCGGGGGCCGATGCGCGTGCCGAAGCGATGCTGACGGGAACTGCCGACGCCGCCCATCAAACCATCACGGTCAGTGCCGATGCCCGACCGGTCGCCGAAGAACCGGCCGTGGAACCGGAGGATCGGGTCGAGCAGTTCGCCGAGTACCGCCGGCTCAAGGCGACGATGGAACAGATGCAGATGACCGGGGTTCCCAATCCTTATTTCACGGTCCACGAGAGCATTGTCGCCGACACCACCGTCGTCAACGGAAAAGAACTGATCAGTTTTGCGAGTTACAACTACCTGGGGATGAGCGGCCATCCGGACGTTTCCAAGGCCGCCGCGGATGCAGTCCAACGCTACGGCACCAGCGTCTCGGCCAGTCGGCTGGTTTCCGGTGAAAAGCCGATCCACGGTCAACTGGAACGAAAGATCGCCGAATTCATCGGTGTCGACAATTCGATCCTGATGGTCGGCGGTCACGCGACCAATGAAACGACCATCGGTCACCTGGTCGGCGAAGGCGACTTGATCTTGCACGATGCGCTGGCCCACAACAGTATCGTCCAAGGTGCGTTGCTCTCGGGCGCCCGCCGCAGGCCGTTCCCGCACAACGACTACGCGGCGCTGGACCGCACCCTGGCGGAAATCCGTTCCAAGTACCGTCGTGTGCTGATCATCGTCGAAGGCGTCTACAGCATGGACGGCGACTTCTGCAACGTCCCGGAATTCATCGCCGTCAAAAAGCGGCACCGCGCGATGTTGATGGTCGACGAAGCCCACAGTTTCGGCACCATGGGAAAACACGGCCGAGGCATGGCGGAACACTATGGCATCGATGCCCGTGACGTCGACATTTGGATGGGAACGCTCTCCAAGTCGGCGGCTTCCTGCGGCGGCTACATCGCCGGTTCCAACGCCCTGGTGGAATTGCTGCGTTACACGGCTCCGGGATTCGTTTTCAGCGTCGGAATGCCGCCGGCACAAGTCGCCGCGGCACTGGCGGCGATCGAAACACTGGAAAAAGAACCCGAGCGTGTCGATCGGCTTCGTCAACGCAGTGAACTGTTTTTGCAACTTTGCAAAGACGCCGGACTGGACACCGGTGCCAGCGCTGGTACCCCCGTGATCCCCGTGATCACCGGCAATTCGATGGTCGCCCTGCGTTTGTCCAACCGACTCAAAGGCGACGGGATCAACGTCCAGCCGATCCTCTATCCGGCCGTGGACGAATCCGCCGCCAGACTGAGGTTCTTCCTGACCAGCGAACATTCCGAACAGCAAATCCGATTTGCGGTGGAACGCACCTCGCATCACCTGGCCGAACTCGGTTTTGCCACCGCCGCGTCGGCCTAGATGCATCGTCGACACTGCGGTTTACCAGGCGTTCGCTTTTGCTCGGTCGTGCGGAATCATTTCGTCCAGTTCCTTCAGGAAAAAGGACCAGTCGACCTGACGCGTCTCGCTGGCATTAATTTTCATCTTTTTCCGGGCGGCGATCGATCTGCCGAACGATTTGTGTTACCACAGACCACTCAATCGTGTGATCTTCCGCGCCCAACGCATTCCCGGAGCGACTGATGAAAGTTCTTGTCTTGATGGCAGCGTTTTGCTTGACCGCCTCCCTCGCACTCGCCCAGGACGAGGCCTCGGCCCCGTCCGAAGAACACGCCTATTTGGCGAAAACCGTCGGCACCCGGACCGGCACGATGAAGGTCTGGCCACAGGGACCCGATGGAGACGCCATGGAGATTCCGTTCACCGAAACCAACACCGCGATCTTGGGCGGGAATTGGGTGGAGTCCAAGTTCGAATCGGGGCCGTACAAGGGACGCGGGATGAGCGGGTACGATCCCATCAAGAAGAAATACATCGGCACCTGGGCCAACAACATGTCACCCTACTTGGCGGTGATGGAGGGGACGTATGACGAAGCCAAGCACGAGTTGACAATGGTCTTCGACGACATCGACCCGATGACGAATGAACCGGTCAAAATGAAGTCGGTCATCTCCGATGCCCCGGGAAAGCCGTCGACGATGACGATGTATCAAAAGAAAAAGGAATCTGATGCATGGGCAAAGACGTTTGTGTTGACCTACCAAGCGAAACAGAAATGACGATGCGTCCGCGACGTGCCGACAGGACGCAAGCATCAGCGTGAGCGGATCACCACAAGATCACGAAGTCGTCTTCGAATCGGGGGATCGGTCCGCCTGCATGGAACTGCGTCTGGTCCTGGAAGCGGCCGGCATTGCGGCCGGTGCCCAATCACGTCGCGGTCGTTGGCGATTGATCGTTGCGGCGGAAGACGTTTCCGCCGCTCAGAGGGAACTGGAGGAGTACCGCCGGGAGAACCAGTCCCGTTCGACGGAGACCGTCTCGGTGACCCCGACCTATGCCGGCGCCGCCATCGGTGTGGTCGTGTATGCCGCGGTCGTCGTTGTGATCGGTTTGTCGACGTTGCCGTGGGGGCTGGGGGGGGACCTGTTCACGCCCGGCGAAATGCAGGCGGGCAAAGTGCTTGCCGGGGATGCGTGGCGCTGCGTGACGGCGCTCACCCTGCACGTCGATGAGGGACACTTGGCCTCGAATCTGTTGTTCGGCATCCTGTTCGGATTCCTTGCCGGACGAACCGTCGGCGGTGGCATTGCATGGTTTTCGATCGTTTCGGCAGGCGCGGTCGGGAATTGGCTCAATGCGTTGGTCCAGCAACCCGAGCACAGGTCGGTCGGCGCCTCCACGGCCGTCTTCGCCGCGTTGGGGCTGCTGGTCGCGGCGGCGCTGCGGCCCAGGCGGTCCAGCGGCGAAAGTTTATTGCGTCGCTGGCGGCCGTTGGTGGCCGGTGTGATGCTGTTGGCACTGATCGGCGTCGGCGGCGAACGAACCGATGTCACCGCACACGTGACCGGGTTCTTCGCCGGATTGTTGATCGGAGCGATCAGCAGCCGAATTCCGACGCGATGGTTGGCCGATGAACGAACGCAATGGCTGGCCGGACTGGCCACGTTTGCGGTCGTCACTCTGGCCTGGGTCGTGGCGCTCAGTGTGACCTGATTGCCAGCACGACGCGTGAGCGAGTGGCCCTCGTCGGAAGCGGGTTGACTCACGGTCCCTTCGCTAGCGTTTCACGCCTCGTACTGTCCTGTTCTCCCCTCGTTCCCGGGCTCCGCCTGGGAACGCAATGTCGGTGTGGCTCCGCCACGTGTTGTCTGCAATCGGTGAGGCGGAGCCTCCGGTGCAGTGTGTTCCCAGGCAGAGCCTGGGAACAAGTTGCGCTGGCATTGGGCTGTCGCGTCACTCGTCGTCGGCGTCGTCTTGCGCTTTGAACTCCTTCAACTCGCTCTTCAACTTCTCCGTCTCGCGTTTCAGTTCCGCCAGCGTCTTGCGAAGGTCGATGATTTCGGCGGGCACCAACGTCCGCGCTGCGTTGAGATCACCGAGTGCGCGTCGGGCGGCGTCGGCGATCCGCGTGTCTCCCGAATCGGTGTACGCTTCGATCACCGAGACGGCGCGTCGGTCACCCAGTTGGCCGAGGGCACTCAGCGCGTCGGTGTGGACGGTCAACTTGGGGTGTTCGAGTTGCGAACTGAGAAACTGAAACACCGCGTCCCTGTTGTCAGGGTGCCGGTCGTCGAGCGATTTGGCCGTCTTGGCCAACGCGACCAGTCCACGTCCAAAGTCCCGTGCATCGAATTCCGCGTGCCGCGTCTGCAGAGCCGACAGCAGCGCGGGGGCCAACTCGGGCGCGTTCATTTTTCCGATCGCTGCGATTGCCGCGTCGGCCACTTCGTTTCCGAACGATTCGGACAGCAACAGACTGGTCAACTTCTCTTGGGACTTCTTGCCGTGGAACCGAGCCAACGTGCCGATCGCAGCGGATTGGATCGCGGGATTCGCCTCTTTGTCCAAGACCTCCAACGCCAATTCGAGTGTTTCGGCAGTGAATGGGCCGAACATCCGTTGCACGACCGCCTGTCGGACCCGCGCGTCGGTTTGGCCTTGCCAGCTCGATCGCAACGCTTCGAGAGCTTTGTCGCTATCGTGTTTGGCGAGCGACTTGGCCGCCTCGATTCGAACGCCGAAAAACGGATCCGAGTTCAACCGTTCGGCCAGCAACTTCACCGACGCATCCGTCTTGCGATCGGCAAGCGCGACGCAGGCCAGCAAGCGTCCCATCATGTCGTCGACGTTGTTGATTTGGGCCTCCAGCAGATCGTTGCCTTTGTCGAACGCGACATTTGCCAACACGGTGTAGTCGGGATCAAAGCGGACGACCGAAGGCTTGCTGACGAGCGGAACATAGAAGTCTTCTTCGACCCGGCTGATCTCGATCTCGCGGTCGACGACTTCGCCATCCACCATGAATCGGAGCTTGGTGGGAAAGTGGTACAATAGCACATCGTCGCTCAGCTTTTGCGTTTGCTTGATGTTCACCTTGGCCAGCTTTTCCTTCGGCATCCACTTATACGTGATCTTCAGATCGGGGTGCCGTGGATGATAAAGCCACTGGTCAAAGAAGCGGTCCATGGGCCGGCCGCTCAGTTCTTCGATGACTTGACGTAAATCGTCCGACACGACACTCGATAACGCGTGCCGGCGCAGGTACTCCTGGACACATTTGCGATACAGGTCCGCACCGAGCTGGCTGCGCAACATGTGCAACACCCAACTGCCTTTGGGGTACGAGCGATAATCGAACTGCTGCATCGCATTTTTGTAGCCATGGAACACGATCGGTTTGGTGTCTTTGTCTTGGGGCAAGACACGACCGGTTGCGTCCTTGTACAAACCATACAGCATCGCGTCGCGGCCGAACTTGTGACCTTCGTACAGGTGCGTGTAATAGGTCGCAAAGCCTTCATTGAGCCACAGGTGGCTCCAGTCCTTGCAGGTCACGTAGTCGCCGAACCATTGGTGTGCCATTTCGTGGGCATCCAAGTTTCGCGTCGTGCGGATGTTTTCGGTCGCGGTGGAGAAGATTGTGTTGTGCGTCAACGTGGTCAGCGACGTGTTCTCCATCCCGCCGGCGGTGAAGTCACGGATCGTCACCTGATAGTACTTGTCCCACGGAAACGGGATCCCAATCTCTTGCTCAAAGAACTCCATGATGTCGGGGGTGTCGCGAAACGAATTGGCCGCGTGCTCGGCAAGTGTCGGCTGCGTGAAGAACCCGAGTTCGATTTCGCGGTGTCGTTTTTCGAGCTTTTCCAGGTTTCCCGCCACCAGACAGATCAGATAGTTGGCGTGCGGTTTCTCTTGCAGCCAACGCACGGCTTTTAATCCCTGTGGATCGATCGTCTGGCCCATCCGTTTCCCGTTGCTCAGCACGACCATCGATTCGGGGACGTGGCAGATGACTTCCGTCGATGAACGCTCGTTGGGGTAGTCGAAACAAGGGAACCAGTGACGCGCTTCGTGTGTTTCTCCCTGCGTCCAGAGGTGGGTGTCTGGTTCGGGGTAGCCCATTTCCGGGGTGCGGAAATACAGCCCCGCCTTGGGTTGGGCGGAGTAGTCAATTTGGAGCGTGAATTCGGTTCCGACCTCAACGGGATCGCGAAAGGCGATCTGCAATCCGTCGCGGGTTGAAATGAAATCATCGACCGCCGCTTGTTCGCAGCGGACGCGGCGAACTTTGATGTCGATCGCGTCCAATCGCAAGATTTCAACGGGCTTGGCGATCGGTTGTGCAGTGATGCTGACCGTCCCAGCGACGGTCCGGGCGCCAAAGTCCGGTGTCACGTCCAGCTTCAAATGCAACACATCGACTTGACGGTCCGGGGCGTACTGATACCGACCGTCCAATTCCAACCCCAGCGGCATCATCGCGTGCGAGCGACCGTCGGCGCAATAGCGGCAGATGAATTCGGAGCCTGTGGCGTGGCCGAAGAAGCAGCAGAACAATAGAGCGGTCAAGGACCAGCGGTCAAAACGAAACATGGGGTTCATTCAACGGGGGCTCGTGGTGCGTCAACTTTTCAACCGAGGGTGCCGATCCGCCCGATGGCTCGGCATCATCCTTGGCGAACAGTGTACTGCGTGCCGAGATGATTGCGAGCGGCACGGCCCATCGGAATCGACTACATTGGTCGCTCCTCGATGATTCCCCCCTCTCCCACCTTTTTCCCGCAGGGTCCTGCCATGCTTCGTCGTCGTCAATTCCTCGCCGCCTCTGCCGCCGGGATCGCGGCTGCCCCCGCCTTTGTCCGTGGACAAAACTTGAATTCCCGTGTCCAGATCGCGGGCATCGGATGCGACGGCAAGGGTTGGTCGGACATCAAAGAAATGGACTCGCACGCCGCGACTCAAATGGTGGCGTATTGCGATGTCGACCTCTCCCGCACGGAAAAGGTCAAGGATCTCACCCCGGGAGCACCGGTTTATCAAGATTTCCGCGAAATGCTGGCTCGGCACGGTGATTCGATCGATGCCGTCACCGTCTCCACACCGGATCACATGCACGCCTTTATCGGTTTGGATGCGATGCGTCAGGGGAAACACGTCTACTGTCAAAAACCACTGACCCATAATGTCTGGGAGGCTCGGCAGATGGCATTGCAAGCCAAGCAGTCGGGCGTGATCACGCGTCTGGGCAATCAAATCCACTCGCACACGTTTTACCGCACCGCCGTCGCCGCCATTCAGTCAGGCGTGATCGGCAAAGTCAAGGAAGTGCACAGCTGGTGTGCTGCGACGGGACACGGTAAATCGTTCCACATTAGCCGTCCGAAGACTCTCGAAGACGTCCCCAAGACGTTGGCTTGGAATCAGTGGTTGGGCGTCGCTCCGGAACGCCCCTACGGTGGCTGGAAGATCTATCACCCCTGGGGTTGGCGTGATTGGCAGGACTTCGGAAACGGCGCGCTCGGTGATTTCGGCTGTCACATCTTGGATCCGGTTTTCACGGCGCTGAAAATCAATGCGGCACCAATCGAATTGACCGCCGACCACACGGGACTGAACGATGAAGTCTGGCCGGCACAAACGACCGTCAAATATGTCTTTCCGGGGACCGACTGGACCGCTCGCCCAGCGCTGCCGATCACCTGGTATGACGGC containing:
- a CDS encoding aminotransferase class I/II-fold pyridoxal phosphate-dependent enzyme; the protein is MEPDGQPIDFVDHPEDRDRRPAAESAASVRNGTETKGRRTKRHYALVGFVDFQQFFGDVAPPRDHYVAILRHWARHRGDSAAFRFTDVETHDTSLTYDELWREVRGLAGYLQGKCRIRPGDRVLLLYPPGLDFIVGFFACHAAGAIAVPAFPPRSNRKASRIRSIVVDADAKWALTTRVVAERLTGQTWHEDLVGVQVLGTDCPSCRDIDRYREPVIDGDTLGVLQYTSGSTGSPKGVMLTQRNLVANAELIWHAFEPSPETIGLSWLPTYHDMGLVGGILMPLFVGCTNVLMSPMTFLQRPVRWLRAITKYGVTVTGGPNFSYQLCVDKIAQSEMEGLDLSTVAIAFNGAEPIRANTLEAFRQKFEPYGFRASASLPCYGMAETTLIVTGGPSETRPVLQSFDRFELDKKHVVPREDNDPSARKLVGCGAVLPNETVLIVDPETRKVLADDQIGEIWVDSPSVGAGYYQRKEATERTFKAMTDDDRGPFLRTGDLGFLYEGQLYVSGRLKDMIIVRGVNRYPQDVEETVERSSPIVQAGAVAAFAMEYDGREQLAIVAEAARVRDVDWDAQIQAIRRAVTDEHDLPPDAVYLVRNSSVPKTSSGKIQRHACLHAVRDNELKLIAKWVRWEEVAGTAALGEAMPMMQAAAAGGRGETVNEADVNPLVVAAIQYHVRTVAGERAKSLRLDTNIVLDLGLDSLERLEIARNLERTFGGRFPEQVLDEIETIGQTALAVQRYLPPGADARAEAMLTGTADAAHQTITVSADARPVAEEPAVEPEDRVEQFAEYRRLKATMEQMQMTGVPNPYFTVHESIVADTTVVNGKELISFASYNYLGMSGHPDVSKAAADAVQRYGTSVSASRLVSGEKPIHGQLERKIAEFIGVDNSILMVGGHATNETTIGHLVGEGDLILHDALAHNSIVQGALLSGARRRPFPHNDYAALDRTLAEIRSKYRRVLIIVEGVYSMDGDFCNVPEFIAVKKRHRAMLMVDEAHSFGTMGKHGRGMAEHYGIDARDVDIWMGTLSKSAASCGGYIAGSNALVELLRYTAPGFVFSVGMPPAQVAAALAAIETLEKEPERVDRLRQRSELFLQLCKDAGLDTGASAGTPVIPVITGNSMVALRLSNRLKGDGINVQPILYPAVDESAARLRFFLTSEHSEQQIRFAVERTSHHLAELGFATAASA
- a CDS encoding DUF1579 family protein, which encodes MKVLVLMAAFCLTASLALAQDEASAPSEEHAYLAKTVGTRTGTMKVWPQGPDGDAMEIPFTETNTAILGGNWVESKFESGPYKGRGMSGYDPIKKKYIGTWANNMSPYLAVMEGTYDEAKHELTMVFDDIDPMTNEPVKMKSVISDAPGKPSTMTMYQKKKESDAWAKTFVLTYQAKQK
- a CDS encoding rhomboid family intramembrane serine protease, with the protein product MSGSPQDHEVVFESGDRSACMELRLVLEAAGIAAGAQSRRGRWRLIVAAEDVSAAQRELEEYRRENQSRSTETVSVTPTYAGAAIGVVVYAAVVVVIGLSTLPWGLGGDLFTPGEMQAGKVLAGDAWRCVTALTLHVDEGHLASNLLFGILFGFLAGRTVGGGIAWFSIVSAGAVGNWLNALVQQPEHRSVGASTAVFAALGLLVAAALRPRRSSGESLLRRWRPLVAGVMLLALIGVGGERTDVTAHVTGFFAGLLIGAISSRIPTRWLADERTQWLAGLATFAVVTLAWVVALSVT
- a CDS encoding M1 family aminopeptidase, whose protein sequence is MFRFDRWSLTALLFCCFFGHATGSEFICRYCADGRSHAMMPLGLELDGRYQYAPDRQVDVLHLKLDVTPDFGARTVAGTVSITAQPIAKPVEILRLDAIDIKVRRVRCEQAAVDDFISTRDGLQIAFRDPVEVGTEFTLQIDYSAQPKAGLYFRTPEMGYPEPDTHLWTQGETHEARHWFPCFDYPNERSSTEVICHVPESMVVLSNGKRMGQTIDPQGLKAVRWLQEKPHANYLICLVAGNLEKLEKRHREIELGFFTQPTLAEHAANSFRDTPDIMEFFEQEIGIPFPWDKYYQVTIRDFTAGGMENTSLTTLTHNTIFSTATENIRTTRNLDAHEMAHQWFGDYVTCKDWSHLWLNEGFATYYTHLYEGHKFGRDAMLYGLYKDATGRVLPQDKDTKPIVFHGYKNAMQQFDYRSYPKGSWVLHMLRSQLGADLYRKCVQEYLRRHALSSVVSDDLRQVIEELSGRPMDRFFDQWLYHPRHPDLKITYKWMPKEKLAKVNIKQTQKLSDDVLLYHFPTKLRFMVDGEVVDREIEISRVEEDFYVPLVSKPSVVRFDPDYTVLANVAFDKGNDLLEAQINNVDDMMGRLLACVALADRKTDASVKLLAERLNSDPFFGVRIEAAKSLAKHDSDKALEALRSSWQGQTDARVRQAVVQRMFGPFTAETLELALEVLDKEANPAIQSAAIGTLARFHGKKSQEKLTSLLLSESFGNEVADAAIAAIGKMNAPELAPALLSALQTRHAEFDARDFGRGLVALAKTAKSLDDRHPDNRDAVFQFLSSQLEHPKLTVHTDALSALGQLGDRRAVSVIEAYTDSGDTRIADAARRALGDLNAARTLVPAEIIDLRKTLAELKRETEKLKSELKEFKAQDDADDE
- a CDS encoding Gfo/Idh/MocA family protein translates to MLRRRQFLAASAAGIAAAPAFVRGQNLNSRVQIAGIGCDGKGWSDIKEMDSHAATQMVAYCDVDLSRTEKVKDLTPGAPVYQDFREMLARHGDSIDAVTVSTPDHMHAFIGLDAMRQGKHVYCQKPLTHNVWEARQMALQAKQSGVITRLGNQIHSHTFYRTAVAAIQSGVIGKVKEVHSWCAATGHGKSFHISRPKTLEDVPKTLAWNQWLGVAPERPYGGWKIYHPWGWRDWQDFGNGALGDFGCHILDPVFTALKINAAPIELTADHTGLNDEVWPAQTTVKYVFPGTDWTARPALPITWYDGGRLPTLRGTDFPSNQALPKSGSLFVGEQASLVLPHVGAPFVSSGALLDEVEGLNHYHGWVDGIISGQQPSDGFDYGGPLTEAVLLGNVAVRYRGETLKWNGKAMQFTNDDSANAWLRRDYRDGWDIAAV